The window GCTTCTCCTTTTGCTCTGGCAACATTGGCGGCGGCTTCTGCCTCAACTTTGCGCCGATTGGCTTCTGCGGTTTGGGCTGCTTGTTGGGCAGCAAACTGTTCGTTGATGCTTTTCTGAATGTCGGACGGCAGACGCAACGGGCTCAGCAATGAAACATCCTGAACTGTAATCACTGGAAAGCGATTCTGCACACACTTCGTCACGTTGGATACAAGCCGCTGTTGGCTGGTGGGCAGCATGGAGGGGGTCAGCTTCAGCGTTTCTGCGACTTCTGAAAAGCAGTTGCGTAAGCCATTTCGCAGCTCATTTGCCCGAAACTGTTCTGGGCTTTTGCGATAGGTTTGATAGAACTGGTGCAGCTTGGTGCGATTGGTTCCTGCTAGTTGTTCAGTACTGAACCCGAACGAGACACCCACATCCGCAGAAACGGGGCTGCCACCCACCGAAAACACAACCGATTCATCTGTTGATGACCCTTCAACCGAAGATTGAGTAAAGGGATAGGTATTAATAAAGGTTGGAAAAACTACGACTTGTTCGGTGTAGCCGTTATACCAGACTCGCCCAGTCACCAACTGAGAATTTTCAATGCCTTTTTGCCCGCCATAAAGCTCAATTTTAAGTCCAGCAAATCCTGGTTCAACCGTCTCTACACTGGTTCCCGGAATTACGCCGCAGGCTCCCAGCCCCATGCTCAAACCTGCAGCCAGCAGGCAAGGCACAGCAAATTTAAGATTCATTTATTTGTTTGCTCCACGTAAAAAATCGAGAGGAGAAATTGAGAGCATTTGAAAGTCTGGATCAGACTGAAGCAGTTCCAGCGTTTCCAGGCTTTCGACCACTTGAGCTGAGGGAATCGTCAGAAAATCCGCTAGGGTCAAAGCAGAGTATTCGGGAAACCTGCTGATAAAGAGGCGGCGAGACTTTTGTGCATCGTTCAGCCTCCGCGTCACGTAAAGGAGTGAACTCCCCATCAGCACAGGTACAGATGCCCACATTAAAAAACCAACTTGGGGCTTGTCTGAGTTGAGATAGCGAGGTGCAACTGCAATCAAGATGAGAGACAGCAGCACTTCAGCGACTCCGATAACTAGCCATTGACGAACCAGATTTTTGCCAGAACTTGTGTTCAAAGAATTTCCACTCAAACACTCGAAGCGTGTGATGAGATCTACACCATTGATCGTTCCATTTTCGCATTTGGAAAAGTCGATCGCCACTATAAACCTCAGGGTCTAACGCAGTTTCATAGAAATGGATAGAATCACTGAATACCCTCCCTGTGCTGCAAGTAAAGGTGCTCCTGGTGACTATGCAAAGTCCATCGTTGTCTGCTGTGACCCATTCCGAACAGATTGAACAATTTCATCAGCTCCAGGCTCAACTCCGCGAACGATGGCAGACAGTTGATCAATTTGATCAGGGTGATTGTGATGTCGTGGTCGTTCCGTCTCTCAGCCTTGACCAACAAGAGCTAAAGAAGATCAAAGGCGTTCATCATTATGAAGAGCGATTGCTTTTTTCGCTGATCCGGCTGCGAAATCCCCGGACTCGCCTGATCTACATCACCTCACAACCCATTCACTCGAGCGTCATCGAATATTATTTGCAAATGCTGCCTGGTGTACCCTTCTCCCATGCACGCGATCGGCTGCTGTTCTTCTGTACCTACGATGCCTCGCTCAAACCACTAACTCAGAAGATTCTGGAGCGTCCTCGGTTAATGGCCCGCATTCAACAGGTCATCCGGCAAGGGCGAACCTATATGACCTGCTTTAACTCCACTACGCTAGAACGAGATCTGGCAGTGCGCCTTGGTATTCCCATGCTGGCAGTTGATCCAGATCTGCTTTACTGGGGCACAAAAAGCGGCAGCCGAGAAATCTTTCAAGAATCTAACATTCCCTTTCCAGATGGCAGCGAGTTAGTTCGGAGCATTGATGAGTTGGCGATCGAAGCGTCTCATTTATGGGAACGACAGCCACACCTGAAGCGAATGGTAATCAAGCTCAACGAAGGCTTTTCTGGGGGTGGGAATGCGCTGCTCGATCTGCGTCCCCTCCAAACAGTTGCACCAGGGATGGCTTCTGCTGCCGATCGGATTGCTGCCATTCGTCAGCGGTTTCCAGCGCTCAGTTTTCAGTGTGATACCAATTGGGCAAACTTTAGCAGCCAAATTCCGGAGTTGGGGGCAATCACGGAAGCCTTTATTGAAGGAGAAGTCAAACGCTCGCCTAGCGTCCAGGGACGAATTACGCCTTTGGGCACAGTTGAAATTATCTCAACCCATGATCAAATTCTGGGTGGACCCGATGGACAAGTCTTTCTAGGCTGTCGGTTCCCGGCGGATGAGTCCTATCGGCTGCAGCTGCAAGACTATGGCATGAAAGTGGGCAAAGCCCTCGCTGCAAAAGGTGCATTAGAGCGATTTAGTCTCGATTTTATTGCGGTGCAGCAACCCGATCGTCCTCATGATCCCTGGGATTTACAGGCGATCGAAATTAACCTGCGAAAGGGCGGCACAACCCATCCATTTATGACGCTCAAACTCTTGACCTACGGACGCTACGATTATCCCACTGGACTTTTCTACAACCAGCAAGGCAAACCCAAGTCCTACATTGCCACAGACAACCTGCATAAAGACTCGTACTATGGGCTGCTGCCAGGTGACCTAATGGACATCATCGCCCAGCATCAGCTTCACTTCAACAGCACCACCGAAACCGGAACTGTTTTTCATCTGATCGGCTGCCTTTCTGAGTTTGGCAAGTTAGGATTGACCAGTATTGGCAATTCTGCTCAAGAAGCGGAGGACATTTATCATCGGGTCATCGCTGCGTTAGATGAAGAAACCCGAAACAGTTATGCAGTCGATGATGCAATATCTCCAGTGGCATTTCCGACAGCATGGCAGAGCCGTTCTTAAAATTATCTGAAATTGTTGGGAACAATTGCTTGGATCGATCGTCGGGAGCGAGGGGGTGTGCTTGTCAACTTCTATGCTGTCCAGCTTTTGGTCAGCCAAATACTGCTCCCTCGAGGCGTCTAAGCCTTAATCTACCGATCGAATCTGCCGAGGAGTATGTGATGTTGATTCGAGAATTAGTGCAACAGGTCTTGAATACAGGCTATCTCTCGGTTACAGCCGAAGAAGAGTTACGATCACTCCTGCAAAACAAATATGAGCCAGAGGATCTTTCTGCCTTTATGCAGCTTCAGCGGGCAGCCATGGAAGGACGGGTGCGGCAAGAGTCCCGGGAACGTCTAGAGGTCTGTCAGTAGAAGCCGGAGAAGCTGGGCAGAGGGCAGGATGGGTTCAGGGATCAGGAAGATTGAGCCGGACTGCTTACTTTCTCGGGCAGTGTCGCATCGAGCATGAGGCAGTTGCGCCCGTTAACCTGAAGTCGATACTCGACTCGATCCATTAAGCGGTTTAAAATGAGCCAGCCATAGCCTCCTTCCTGGCGATCGTCTGGGGCGGGCGGAAGGTAAGTGGAAAGGTCAAACCCTTTGCCGTGATCCCAGATTTCGAGGTGCAGATCCCGCTCTTTCAGTTCAACCCGAATCAACACGGGTAAGTTGGGTTGGTCGCGATGAGCATGACGCACTACGTTGGAATAGGCCTCGACTAATACGAGTCTGAGGCGGCTTGCCTGACGCTGCCAGTCCACCAGGTCTTGCAGTTCTAGTTCTAGAGAATGCAACAGCCAGTGTTCCACAATATCCAAGAATTTCAGGTCGCTTGGGACGTGCAACTCTGTTTTCATTAGCTAGAGAACCTCCAGAGAGAGTATCGTTTGATCATCTTCTTGCAACTGGCTATGCGCTTGAATATGGGCGAGCAGCCCACCGAGATCGAGACCGCCTTGCTGCTGCATGAGAAGTTGCCACAATCCACTTTGCTGTAGCATTATGCCTTCGATCGCTGAGGTGGTCATTGTTGCTTCAGTAATCCCATCACTGGTTAGAAGCAACACATCGCCTGGGTCTAGGGTTAGCGTACCCGCTGCAGCCTTCCAGACTGGCAAAATTCCGAGTGGAACGCCTCGAACTTTCAGGTAGTTGGGTTCGATCGCCGCTACAGTTCCCTGTTCATTACTTTGTGCCTTTACTTGAAGCTGTGACCAGACCATTGGATAAACATGACCTGCATTTGCATAAGTGAGTTCACGGGTGGCTGGCAGATAGCGAATTAGGGTCATTGTGATAAAACAATTGCTGCTCACCAGATCCTCAGACAAACTGCGGTTGAGATTCTGCAGCACAGTGTTTGGAGGGGGTGGGGTTTCTTGCGCCAGTTCACGCCGCAGCAGTGAAATTGCACTTGCCATGAATAGAGCTGCCGGAACGCCCTTTCCTGATACATCTCCAACCGCAAGCCACAGATCCCCCAGCGGATGCACATACACTTCAAAGAAATCGCCGCCCACCTCTCTCGCTGGATAGCAATGTGCCTGAATCCGAATGCTCTCTAGCTCAGGTAAAGTCTGCCTCAGCAAATTGCTTTGGATCTGACGCGCCACTGCAAGTTCAGCTCTCATCTGCTCTGTCTGATCCTGAATGCGCTGATAGAGCTGTGCTTGGGACAAAGCGAGGGCTGCCTGTTCTGCCACGGTTTTAACCAGGGCAATTTCCTCTACTGACCAAGAATGAGTCTGTCCTTGCTGCAGCAGCACCAACAGCGCCAGAATTTCCTGCTGATAGGTCAAGGGCACAATGAGCTGGCTGATGGGTTGGGTTGTGGTGGGAGGAAAGAGGCAAATTTCCTGGAATTCTGAAACAGACAGTAAGGCAGGCAGATCGATCGGCAGTTGAGCAAGACTATCTTGGGGATCGATCGCCTCTGGGTAGCAAAACTGCTCTGCTGTCCGCTGATAGGACCGCGTCCCGTCGTTGATTCGCTCTAAAGGAAAAAGAAAGCTGTAATCAGCAGCGAATGTCTGCCCGAAGGTTTGAGCGATCGTCTGCAACATGCTCCGCGAGTCCAGCGATCCCCGAATTGCCGTCATAACGGTGTTGAAGGTTGATTCTCGTCGCAAAGCGCGATTCAGTTCAGTGGTGCGCTGCTTCACCAGTTGATAGGTTTCGGCTGCTTGCTGCACAACCGTTTTGAGGTCATCCGGGT of the Trichocoleus sp. genome contains:
- a CDS encoding SPFH domain-containing protein yields the protein MNLKFAVPCLLAAGLSMGLGACGVIPGTSVETVEPGFAGLKIELYGGQKGIENSQLVTGRVWYNGYTEQVVVFPTFINTYPFTQSSVEGSSTDESVVFSVGGSPVSADVGVSFGFSTEQLAGTNRTKLHQFYQTYRKSPEQFRANELRNGLRNCFSEVAETLKLTPSMLPTSQQRLVSNVTKCVQNRFPVITVQDVSLLSPLRLPSDIQKSINEQFAAQQAAQTAEANRRKVEAEAAANVARAKGEAQVTIEQAKAEAEANRLRAGSVTNALLELERLRVERSRIEKWNGQQAPTIQTPNVQIGGGQAASGQAPGQ
- a CDS encoding peptide ligase PGM1-related protein — protein: MQSPSLSAVTHSEQIEQFHQLQAQLRERWQTVDQFDQGDCDVVVVPSLSLDQQELKKIKGVHHYEERLLFSLIRLRNPRTRLIYITSQPIHSSVIEYYLQMLPGVPFSHARDRLLFFCTYDASLKPLTQKILERPRLMARIQQVIRQGRTYMTCFNSTTLERDLAVRLGIPMLAVDPDLLYWGTKSGSREIFQESNIPFPDGSELVRSIDELAIEASHLWERQPHLKRMVIKLNEGFSGGGNALLDLRPLQTVAPGMASAADRIAAIRQRFPALSFQCDTNWANFSSQIPELGAITEAFIEGEVKRSPSVQGRITPLGTVEIISTHDQILGGPDGQVFLGCRFPADESYRLQLQDYGMKVGKALAAKGALERFSLDFIAVQQPDRPHDPWDLQAIEINLRKGGTTHPFMTLKLLTYGRYDYPTGLFYNQQGKPKSYIATDNLHKDSYYGLLPGDLMDIIAQHQLHFNSTTETGTVFHLIGCLSEFGKLGLTSIGNSAQEAEDIYHRVIAALDEETRNSYAVDDAISPVAFPTAWQSRS
- a CDS encoding anti-sigma regulatory factor → MKTELHVPSDLKFLDIVEHWLLHSLELELQDLVDWQRQASRLRLVLVEAYSNVVRHAHRDQPNLPVLIRVELKERDLHLEIWDHGKGFDLSTYLPPAPDDRQEGGYGWLILNRLMDRVEYRLQVNGRNCLMLDATLPEKVSSPAQSS
- a CDS encoding SpoIIE family protein phosphatase, producing the protein MVVDDESDNLDLLYRTFRRDFEVFKAESGLKALELLNQVGEMGIIISDQRMPKMNGTEFLSLTVEPFPDTIRILLTGYSDVEDLVGAINSGKVFKYITKPWNPDDLKTVVQQAAETYQLVKQRTTELNRALRRESTFNTVMTAIRGSLDSRSMLQTIAQTFGQTFAADYSFLFPLERINDGTRSYQRTAEQFCYPEAIDPQDSLAQLPIDLPALLSVSEFQEICLFPPTTTQPISQLIVPLTYQQEILALLVLLQQGQTHSWSVEEIALVKTVAEQAALALSQAQLYQRIQDQTEQMRAELAVARQIQSNLLRQTLPELESIRIQAHCYPAREVGGDFFEVYVHPLGDLWLAVGDVSGKGVPAALFMASAISLLRRELAQETPPPPNTVLQNLNRSLSEDLVSSNCFITMTLIRYLPATRELTYANAGHVYPMVWSQLQVKAQSNEQGTVAAIEPNYLKVRGVPLGILPVWKAAAGTLTLDPGDVLLLTSDGITEATMTTSAIEGIMLQQSGLWQLLMQQQGGLDLGGLLAHIQAHSQLQEDDQTILSLEVL